A stretch of the Pygocentrus nattereri isolate fPygNat1 chromosome 29, fPygNat1.pri, whole genome shotgun sequence genome encodes the following:
- the ccdc92 gene encoding coiled-coil domain-containing protein 92, with protein sequence MASENVTLENQLHSAQKNLLFLQQDHANTLKGLHAEIHRLQQHCTDLTYELVVRSSDPNDSGEARCRELQRRCEELEAQLKAKEQENAEMMRDLEQKNAMISVLENTIREREKKYLDELKLKSHRLAVLSGELEQRASTIAYLTSQLHATKKRLLAGSSSGASPAVSPIGSFKPAPPPDPPASASDGRQPDTPRRRMRKSLSQPLHSEYTELYRLGAAEGRRVVLRDAVDAMPDPTPFLQAREPPPNSLAEAQPLLRDRPPVIPPIAPQTSPSAPSSPAHLPASPSPRSSPARDGQNRGSAHIGVAHRIHRSPSAGGGAARAQPEVETLAVDQVSAEKVVRKRSGTDRTV encoded by the exons ATGGCCTCAGAGAACGTGACCTTGGAGAATCAGCTCCACAGTGCTCAGAAGAACCTGTTGTTTCTGCAGCAGGACCACGCCAACACTCTGAAGGGTCTTCATGCAGAGATCCACCGACTACAACAGCACTGCACAg ACCTGACATATGAGCTGGTCGTCAGGAGTTCAGATCCAAACG ataGTGGTGAGGCGCGGTGCAGGGAGCTGCAGCGCCGCTGTGAGGAGCTAGAGGCTCAGCTGAAGGCCAAAGAGCAGGAGAACGCTGAGATGATGCGTGATCTGGAGCAAAAAAATGCCATGATCTCAGTGCTGGAGAACACCATCCGCGAGCGTGAGAAAAAGTACCTGGACGAGCTAAAGCTGAAGAGCCACCGACTGGCCGTGCTGTCTGGTGAATTGGAGCAAAGGGCCAGCACTATCGCCTACCTCACCTCACAGCTCCATGCCACTAAAAAAAGGCTGCTGGCCGGCAGCTCATCCGGCGCAAGCCCAGCGGTCAGCCCTATTGGCTCTTTCAAACCCGCTCCACCCCCTGATCCACCAGCCAGCGCCTCAGACGGTCGGCAGCCGGACACTCCTCGCAGGCGTATGCGTAAAAGCCTGTCTCAGCCGCTACACTCCGAATACACTGAGCTGTACCGGCTCGGGGCGGCAGAGGGGCGCAGGGTCGTCCTGAGAGATGCAGTGGATGCCATGCCTGACCCTACTCCGTTCTTGCAGGCCCGAGAGCCGCCCCCAAATTCATTAGCTGAGGCCCAGCCGTTACTACGGGATCGACCCCCAGTAATCCCGCCTATCGCACCCCAAACCAGTCCCTCTGCCCCATCGAGCCCCGCCCACCTCCCAGCATCCCCGAGCCCCAGAAGTAGCCCGGCGCGGGACGGGCAGAACCGAGGGTCAGCCCACATAGGCGTGGCCCACAGGATCCACCGCTCACCGTCAGCTGGGGGCGGGGCAGCCAGGGCACAGCCAGAGGTGGAGACGCTTGCTGTGGATCAGGTCAGCGCTGAGAAGGTGGTCCGCAAACGCTCGGGCACCGACAGGACTGTTTAA